A single region of the Pseudomonas mandelii genome encodes:
- a CDS encoding IclR family transcriptional regulator encodes MELTDVNDSSKSAGATLVKPVSNAMRILRYLSQVGTPERSVDIARQLKINPSTCFNILRTLVQEEVVDFSALSKRYTVGLGLARLVEQLVTQGHRVQMAKPLLQNLAARQRVTITLWRKMSPDRIVIVSSAASPTDVRIDMAEGQRLPILMGASGRLFATQIDLDDPEVQSSFETIRWAQPLSLEVYREEVREAAERGWAMDDGHFSGGILAIAAPVFSPTNSIDFTVSAVMFRGQRDEEGLAELGKALIEFCSEVAGVLY; translated from the coding sequence ATGGAACTCACTGACGTCAACGACAGCAGCAAATCGGCCGGCGCAACCCTCGTCAAGCCGGTTTCTAACGCCATGCGCATCTTGCGCTATCTCAGTCAGGTGGGTACGCCGGAACGCTCAGTGGACATCGCCCGGCAACTGAAAATCAACCCTAGCACCTGCTTCAACATCCTGCGTACCCTGGTGCAAGAGGAGGTGGTCGATTTCAGTGCGCTTTCCAAGCGTTACACCGTGGGCCTGGGCCTGGCGCGTCTGGTCGAACAATTGGTGACCCAGGGTCATCGCGTACAGATGGCCAAACCGCTGTTGCAGAACCTGGCTGCGCGCCAGCGGGTGACCATCACCCTGTGGCGCAAAATGAGCCCTGACCGAATCGTCATTGTCAGCTCCGCTGCGAGCCCGACCGATGTGCGTATCGACATGGCCGAAGGTCAGCGTCTGCCGATTCTGATGGGCGCCAGCGGCCGGTTGTTCGCCACACAGATCGACCTCGACGACCCGGAAGTACAGAGCAGCTTCGAGACGATTCGCTGGGCCCAGCCACTGTCGCTGGAGGTCTATCGCGAAGAGGTCCGGGAAGCTGCCGAGCGCGGTTGGGCAATGGACGATGGGCATTTCTCGGGAGGGATTCTAGCCATTGCAGCGCCGGTCTTTTCACCGACCAACAGCATCGATTTCACCGTGTCAGCGGTGATGTTCCGTGGCCAACGGGATGAAGAGGGCCTTGCCGAACTGGGC